Proteins from a single region of Dictyostelium discoideum AX4 chromosome 5 chromosome, whole genome shotgun sequence:
- the trxD gene encoding hypothetical protein yields the protein MSKVTNVSINTKLDELLKGDQVIINFGAEWCGACKVLEPIFNKLSTQYPLVTFLKVEIDKINVHESTKSITSIPTIMLYQKGKKTKEIVSPNETQLRKILDSMK from the exons ATGAGTAAGGTTACTAATGTTTCTATAAATACAAAATtagatgaattattaaaaggtGACCaagtaattataaattttggAGCTGAATGGT gtg GT GCTTGCAAAGTTTTAGAGCCaatttttaacaaattaAGCACTCAATACCCTTTggtaacatttttaaaagttgaaattgataaaataaatgtacatgaatcaacaaaatcaataacAAGTATTCCAACAATTATGTTATACCAAaagggaaaaaaaacaaaagaaattg tttcaCCAAACGAAACTCAACTTAGAAAAATTCTTGATTCAATGAAATAA